The Drosophila mauritiana strain mau12 chromosome 2R, ASM438214v1, whole genome shotgun sequence genome has a segment encoding these proteins:
- the LOC117137920 gene encoding dnaJ homolog subfamily C member 13 isoform X1 — MLPPKENVDLECFLVTKHSWKGRYKRILSIGTAGISTYNPDKLDLTNRWSYSDIVAAAPSKTSNIPHDFVITIKKDKKLDTIKLSSEYRNDILSSILKYYKEFADKPKNAQRFSAYKYHWSGISLPTVLEVTPCSLDQLDPTTNDVLASYMYKDIEGIIAGISDYEGGIVMAYGGFSRLHLFKALNHHEIVQNIAQRSAQFLGIETKILKSQITLEQFERQRFGKFSGDQFQTSSTEFSVHKITPRHPDPVKRILCLTEVTLLERDPQTYSVCTLRPLTDVFALVRDKDNLQRFSIEYKNGIVRNYSTNDRDSLLATVLDAVRSSGNQDVHVRIGNTPRGKRYVPLNSSVDEETEANLMRLVINNFQNPSKRYEILERFNANVPHSGLNYSVTQDSLFAENKDKLILSALQALAQKELDSPTAQLSNLELEAIFHALTRLLASKVGYAAFTNLPGFREIIGTKVVAALRRKDLAVTYSAIDMINSLMHSVNSDHDLKQEQLNKSSILSSKSFLETLLNMWTTHVSHGSGALVLSAMLDFMTFALCVPYSETTDGKQFDTLLELVADRGRYLYKLFQHPSLAIVKGAGLVLRAIIEEGELQVAQQMQALALDEAALCRHLLVALYTPSNDPTQTTQRQLSRHLIGLWLTDSEEAMELFKRIFPAGLLTFLESEETVPESDVEEDKLNFRDNLKFAIQHSNKTRKNVIEKHLQGIKHWGMNLIEKQDGAAQALKNRPVVLRNRRKKKKTSDVVVNLPFFFYSFAKDHSLPNLIWNHKTREELRMCLENELRQFLNDRDLAGQMIVAWNYQEFEVAYQCLADEIKIGDYYIRLILEKDDWPQNLVKDPIELFNALYRRVLCRQRVNDDQMTVFSLQALAKVYRRYHAEIGKFNDMSYILQLSDRCLSPSMRDALINLISCLVLEKSNSRALIDHVQCLVDLITLAHLHKGRAQLNTKTNVIEAGPNMGTYEEKDWYYNIEKDGQKPERQGPITYSELKELWQKGLITPKTRCWAIGMDGWRSLQQIPQLKWCLIAKGTPLYDETELSSKILDILIKCTSFFPSRTQNGVAVLIPGPKLSRKLTEFICLPHVVQVCLTHDPGLLERVATLLYQIMEDNPEMPKVYLTGVFYFMLMYTGSNILPITRFLKMTHMKQGFRSEETSQSGIMHRSILGQLLPEAMVCFLENYSAEKFAEIFLGEFDTPEVIWSSEMRRLLIEKIAAHIADFTPRLRGHTMARYPYLAIPVISYPQLENELFCHIYYLRHLCDTQKFPNWPISDPVQLLKHTLDAWRKEVEKKPPQMTIQQAYQDLGIDLTKTPKPDESMIRKSYYKLAQMYHPDKNPNGREIFEKVNQAYEFLCSRNVWSSGGPDPNNIVLILRTQSILFERYPDVLRPYKYAGYPQLIKTIRLETRDDELFSKEAQLLTAASELCYHTVHCSALNAEELRREEGIEALLEAYTRCVSILGVDSKPDSLHYQVISNVTRCFEVACNFEKCKQKIIQLPQLLSDVCRVVYFKHTLSVSLVTSLAANNYDLQCQLSRNGVLWSLLLFIFEYDYTLDESGVDVSDKSNQQQLANNLAKMAVLGCIALAGYSMELRQKPVTGSETNSPAAKVPPVIKPKPSVSAASSSTYTQNAHNPLQSKQLAITSGKEKESDTSSGSSDTASSTPTESEQQQQLTKTRSSAIQQKYIVTGEAKNSLIKQVLDRLLTRYISNQLATVRDSDVLKLLTANTRNPYLIWDNGTRAQLKDFLEQQRTASAKETHEDIAQLSELVSSFEFDAHKDELQIGGIFIRIYNDMPTHPIAQPKLFIMDLLEYLKHAYQFLQYKKNPQSSVAPVSATPKMGNDGILTPTLAPNHPQLQQASTGKAGTTFDEVLTAYNRSKSRKKLETDALTEQQLALQQSKYDLSSDGKIELHITMVLKALIAVIKANAEVEIQCIGNFDMIFGFLASNIFPDNSTVKAVALEVVSLVSRNKECVSEVAACEILGNYLVALKDPELRASQVKVLETLSGLMNVQEMIKEAQAKGATIYLLDMFCNSRNPQIREMCAGILAKMTADRLSGPKVRITVSKFLPALFIDAMVESPATSVQLFESIHEHPELIWNDTTRSNVCDAVADTCQRFYQLQKANARHVWKDPEILKDIVSNEIVVAGVYLRLFVSNPAWTLRKPKQFLSDLLDFVVEQIGKSSSEQDVLDLSTTALVELLRSQPNLADDIPVLGHIPKLFNLLSVQPKNTLSVLHQLSLSEFCVSAISQTECVAPLKKCMEHNRDCIEKACEALSRLFKHQHDSLISQSLEVGLIPFLLGLLDSRLEFVDNPSAVKAQIVAALKGMTHNLNYGDRVTQILLKHPVWAEFKDQRHDLFIADTTIRGYLTGVNPTAGYLTAGPAQSVEVLTSPPPIDRDDPSARPPID; from the exons ATACCCCATGACTTCGTGATTACCATCAAAAAGGATAAGAAACTAGATACAATCAAGTTATCGTCGGAATATCGGAACGACATCCTAAGCTCTATATTAAAGTACTACAAGGAGTTTGCGGACAAGCCCAAAAATGCTCAG CGCTTCAGTGCTTACAAATACCACTGGTCGGGCATCAGTCTTCCCACAGTACTGGAGGTCACGCCCTGCTCTCTGGACCAGCTCGATCCCACCACCAACGACGTGCTGGCCAGCTATATGTACAAGGATATCGAGGGAATAATAG CAGGCATCTCGGACTATGAGGGAGGAATCGTGATGGCCTACGGCGGATTCAGTCGCCTCCATTTGTTTAAGGCGCTGAATCACCACGAGATCGTGCAGAACATAGCACAGAGATCGGCTCAGTTTCTGGGCATTGAAACCAAAATACTCAAGAGTCAGATCACCCTGGAGCAGTTCGAGAGGCAGCGGTTCGGCAAGTTCAG TGGCGACCAGTTTCAAACCTCGTCGACCGAGTTCTCGGTTCATAAGATAACGCCCCGCCATCCGGATCCGGTGAAGCGTATTCTCTGCCTCACCGAGGTAACGCTGCTGGAGCGGGATCCTCAAACTTACAGCGTCTGCACCCTGCGTCCGCTCACTGATGTGTTTGCCTTAGTTAGAGACAAGGACAATCTTCAGCGCTTCAGCATCGAGTACAAGAATGGAATCGTGCGCAACTACAGCACCAACGACCGCGACTCATTGTTGGCCACTGTTCTGGATGCTGTCCGCTCCAGTGGCAATCAGGATGTGCACGTCCGCATTGGCAACACGCCGCGAGGGAAACGGTATGTGCCATTGAACAGCTCGGTGGACGAGGAGACAGAGGCGAATTTGATGCGCCTGGttataaacaattttcaaaacCCCTCTAAGCGGTATGAGATACTGGAGCGCTTTAATGCCAATGTGCCTCACAGTGGCCTCAACTACAGTGTAACTCAGGAT AGCTTGTTTGCTGAAAACAAAGATAAACTTATCCTGAGTGCCCTGCAAGCGTTGGCTCAAAAGGAGCTGGACAGCCCTACGGCCCAGCTGAGCAACCTGGAGCTGGAGGCTATCTTTCACGCACTTACTCGTCTACTCGCTAGCAAAGTTGGATACGCAGCCTTTACCAATCTCCCGGG CTTTCGTGAGATAATCGGTACAAAGGTGGTGGCTGCTTTAAGACGCAAGGATTTGGCTGTGACATACTCCGCCATTGACATGATTAACTCCCTAATGCATTCTGTGAATTCTGACCACGATTTAAAACAGGAGCAACTAAATAAGTCATCCATTCTGTCATCAAAATCGTTTCTGGAAACTTTGCTCAACATGTGGACAACCCATGTG AGCCATGGCAGTGGTGCTCTGGTGCTCTCAGCCATGCTGGACTTCATGACCTTTGCCTTGTGTGTGCCTTACAGCGAGACCACCGACGGCAAGCAGTTCGATACTCTGCTGGAGCTGGTGGCCGATCGTGGACGCTATTTGTACAAACTGTTCCAGCATCCCTCGCTGGCGATCGTGAAGGGAGCTGGATTGGTGTTGCGGGCCATTATTGAAGAGGGCGAGCTGCAAGTGGCCCAGCAAATGCAAGCATTGGCTTTGGATGAGGCTGCGCTGTGCCGGCACTTACTGGTGGCACTGTATACGCCCTCCAATGATCCCACCCAGACCACGCAACGTCAGTTGTCGCGACATTTGATCGGGCTGTGGCTAACAGACAGTGAGGAGGCCATGGAACTCTTTAAACGCATATTC CCCGCTGGCCTGTTAACCTTTTTGGAGTCTGAGGAGACTGTCCCAGAGTCCGATGTCGAGGAGGACAAGCTAAATTTTCGTGACAATCTCAAATTTGCAATACAACATTCCAACAAAACTCGCAAGAATGTGATAGAGAAGCATTTACAAGGCATTAAGCATTGGGGCATGAACCTAATTGAGAAACAGGACGGAGCGGCTCAGGCGTTGAAGAATCGCCCTGTTGTGCTGAGAAATCgacgaaagaaaaaaaagacaTCTGATGTGGTAGTGAATCTGCCCTTCTTCTTTTACAGCTTTGCCAAAGATCATAGTCTCCCCAATTTAATATGGAATCACAAG ACCCGCGAAGAACTGCGTATGTGTTTGGAGAATGAGCTGCGGCAGTTTCTTAATGATCGTGACTTGGCCGGTCAAATGATTGTGGCATGGAATTATCAGGAATTTGAAGTGGCCTACCAATGTCTAGCTGACGAAATCAAAATTGGTGACTACTACATTCGTTTGATACTGGAGAAGGACGACTGGCCGCAAAACCTAGTAAAGGATCC GATTGAACTCTTTAATGCCTTGTATCGACGTGTGTTGTGCCGACAACGCGTAAATGATGACCAAATGACGGTGTTTTCCCTCCAGGCTTTGGCTAAGGTTTACCGACGTTACCACGCCGAGATTGGCAAGTTTAACGATATGTCTTACATTCTGCAGCTCAGTGATAGG TGCCTTTCTCCTTCAATGCGCGATGCACTGATCAACCTAATATCTTGCCTGGTGCTAGAGAAATCGAACAGTCGAGCCCTTATCGATCATGTGCAATGCCTAGTAGATCTCATCACTTTAGCCCATTTACACAAGGGAAGGGCGCAGCTCAATACCAAAACAAATGTTATTGAAGCCGGTCCCAATATGGGTACATACGAAGAAAAGGATTGGTACTACAACATTGAGAAGGATGGCCAAAAGCCGGAGCGTCAGGGACCTATTACATACTCGGAGCTCAAGGAACTTTGGCAGAAGGGATTAATCACACCAAAGACTCGTTGCTGGGCTATTGGAATGGATGGCTGGCGATCGCTCCAGCAGATCCCTCAGCTAAAATGGTGTCTGATTGCCAAAGGCACACCGCTTTACGACGAGACTGAATTGTCCTCAAAGATCCTAGACATTCTGATAAAGTGTACTAGCTTCTTTCCGAGTCGCACCCAAAATGGCGTGGCAGTTCTTATTCCAGGTCCAAAGTTGTCTCGCAAACTTACGGAGTTCATCTGCCTACCGCATGTGGTACAAGTTTGCCTTACCCATGATCCTGGATTGCTGGAACGCGTAGCTACGCTGCTCTACCAGATTATGGAAGACAATCCGGAGATGCCGAAGGTGTACCTTACGGGAGTCTTCTACTTCATGCTCATGTACACAGGCAGCAACATTTTACCTATAACTCGATTCCTCAAGATGACCCATATGAAGCAGGGATTCCGCAGCGAAGAG ACCTCCCAGTCTGGAATCATGCACCGCAGCATCCTCGGTCAGCTTCTCCCCGAGGCTATGGTCTGTTTCCTGGAAAATTACAGCGCAGAAAAGTTTGCAGAAATTTTCCTAGGCGAGTTCGACACCCCTGAGGTGATATGGAGCTCAGAGATGCGACGTCTTCTAATAGAGAAGATAGCGGCGCATATCGCAGACTTTACGCCTCGACTTCGTGGACATACAATGGCAAGGTACCCGTACTTGGCCATTCCAGTGATCAGCTATCCACAGCTGGAGAACGAGCTCTTCTGCCACATCTATTACCTGCGTCACTTGTGCGACACCCAAAAGTTCCCCAACTGGCCCATTTCTGATCCCGTGCAGCTTCTGAAGCACACACTCGACGCTTGGCGCAAGGAGGTAGAGAAGAAACCTCCTCAGATGACAATCCAACAAGCTTACCAGGACCTAGGCATCGACCTTACCAAGACTCCTAAGCCAGATGAGTCGATGATTCGTAAGAGCTATTATAAGCTGGCGCAAATGTATCATCCCGATAAAAATCCGAATGGTCgcgaaatatttgaaaaagtgAATCAG GCGTATGAGTTTCTTTGCTCGCGGAACGTGTGGAGCTCGGGTGGGCCAGATCCCAATAATATTGTGCTGATACTTCGCACACAGAGCATACTCTTTGAGCGGTATCCGGATG TTTTGCGACCCTACAAGTACGCAGGCTACCCGCAGCTCATTAAGACCATCCGTCTGGAGACGCGAGATGATGAGCTCTTCTCAAAGGAAGCCCAACTACTAACAGCTGCCTCTGAGTTGTGTTACCATACAGTCCACTGCTCTGCCTTAAATGCCGAAGAACTGCGGCGGGAGGAAGGTATTGAGGCGCTCTTGGAGGCCTACACCCGCTGCGTGTCTATTCTGGGCGTGGACTCGAAGCCGGACTCGCTGCACTACCAAGTCATATCGAACGTAACCCGCTGCTTCGAAGTAGCCTGTAACTTTGAGAAGTGCAAGCAGAAGATCATACAGCTGCCACAGTTGCTGTCTGACGTTTGTCGTGTGGTCTATTTTAAACACACGCTATCGGTAAGCCTGGTGACCAGTCTCGCTGCCAATAACTACGACCTGCAATGCCAACTGTCGCGGAACGGCGTTCTCTGGTCCTTACTGCTTTTCATCTTCGAGTATGACTACACGCTGGACGAAAGCGGGGTGGATGTGAGCGATAAGTCAAACCAGCAGCAACTGGCCAACAACCTTGCCAAGATGGCGGTGCTCGGTTGCATCGCCTTGGCTGGTTACAGCATGGAGCTGCGTCAGAAACCGGTGACTGGAAGTGAGACGAACTCACCAGCGGCTAAGGTGCCACCAGTCATAAAACCCAAGCCATCGGTGTCCGCAGCCTCAAGCTCAACGTACACCCAGAACGCTCACAATCCCCTGCAAAGCAAACAGCTGGCCATTACGAGCGGAAAGGAAAAGGAGTCAGACACCTCATCTGGTAGCAGCGACACCGCTAGTTCCACACCCACCGAAAGtgagcaacagcaacagcttaCGAAGACGAGATCCAGTGCCATCCAGCAAAAGTACATTGTTACGGGAGAGGCTAAAAACTCTCTAATCAAACAGGTGCTCGATCGTCTGCTCACGCGTTACATTTCCAACCAGTTGGCCACGGTTCGGGACAGTGATGTGCTTAAGTTGCTCACGGCAAACACTCGTAATCCCTACCTCATCTGGGATAATGGAACTCGCGCTCAGCTTAAGGATTTCCTCGAGCAGCAGCGAACGGCCTCCGCCAAGGAGACGCATGAGGACATTGCCCAGCTCTCAGAGCTAGTTTCCAGCTTTGAGTTCGATGCACACAA GGACGAGCTGCAGATCGGCGGTATATTCATACGCATCTACAATGATATGCCAACTCATCCTATTGCTCAGCCAAAGCTCTTCATCATGGACCTGCTGGAGTACCTAAAGCACGCTTATCAGTTTTTGCAGTACAAAAAGAACCCTCAATCAAGTGTCGCTCCTGTCAGCGCTACTCCCAAAATGGGAAATGATGGCATCCTGACCCCCACTTTGGCGCCTAATCATCCTCAGCTTCAGCAGGCTTCGACGGGAAAAGCGGGAACTACGTTCGACGAAGTTCTAACTGCTTATAACCGATCAAAGAGCCGGAAGAAGCTGGAGACGGATGCGCTGACGGAACAGCAGTTGGCCTTACAGCAGAGCAAATACGACCTTAGCAGCGATGGAAAGATTGAGCTTCATATTACCATGGTGCTTAAAGCATTGATTGCGGTGATCAAGGCAAACGCCGAGGTGGAAATTCAGTGCATCGGAAACTTCGATATGATATTTGGTTTCTTGGCCAGCAACATATTCCCGGAT AACTCTACTGTCAAAGCGGTGGCCTTGGAGGTGGTTTCTTTGGTTTCGCGCAACAAGGAGTGCGTCTCGGAGGTGGCAGCCTGTGAGATCCTTGGCAACTATCTGGTGGCCCTTAAGGACCCAGAGCTTCGTGCCAGCCAAGTGAAGGTGTTGGAGACTCTGTCGGGACTGATGAACGTGCAGGAGATGATTAAGGAGGCCCAGGCCAAGGGAGCCACTATCTACCTGTTGGATATGTTTTGCAACTCGCGTAATCCGCAAATCCGTGAGATGTGCGCCGGTATTTTGGCCAAGATGACGGCGGATCGCCTGAGCGGGCCCAAGGTGCGGATCACTGTGTCAAAGTTCTTGCCAGCGCTTTTCATAGATGCTATGGTGGAGTCGCCAGCGACGTCCGTGCAGCTCTTTGAGTCCATACACGAGCATCCGGAACTGATTTGGAACGATACCACGCGATCGAATGTCTGTGATGCTGTGGCAGATACATGTCAAAG ATTCTATCAGCTGCAAAAGGCGAATGCCCGGCATGTGTGGAAAGATCCGGAAATACTTAAGGATATCGTGTCCAATGAAATCGTTGTGGCCGGCGTCTACCTCCGACTGTTCGTCAGCAATCCCGCTTGGACACTTCGCAAGCCAAAGCAATTCCTTTCCGATCTTTTGGACTTTGTCGTCGAACAGATCGGCAAGAGCTCCTCAGAGCAGGATGTGCTAGATCTGTCCACTACTGCGTTAGTGGAGCTCCTACGGTCGCAGCCCAACCTTGCGGACGACATCCCTGTGCTTGGACATATACCAAAGCTGTTCAATCTGCTCTCAGTGCAGCCGAAAAACACGCTATCAGTATTACATCAGCTCTCGCTGTCTGAG TTCTGCGTGAGTGCCATCTCACAGACGGAATGTGTGGCGCCATTGAAAAAGTGCATGGAGCACAATAGGGATTGCATCGAGAAGGCCTGCGAGGCTCTAAGTCGCCTCTTTAAGCACCAGCAT GATTCGTTGATCAGTCAATCTCTGGAGGTGGGACTTATACCTTTTCTGCTGGGACTACTGGACAGTCGTCTGGAGTTCGTGGACAATCCATCGGCGGTTAAGGCACAAATTGTAGCGGCTCTCAAAGGCATGACGCACAATCTCAATTACGGCGATCGGGTCACGCAAATTCTGCTCAAACACCCCGTGTGGGCCGAATTCAAGGATCAGCGACACGATCTTTTCATCGCCGACACCACAATACGTGGCTATCTGACCG GAGTCAATCCAACGGCTGGCTACCTGACAGCGGGTCCTGCGCAAAGCGTAGAAGTGCTCACCTCGCCGCCACCCATCGATCGCGATGATCCTTCGGCCCGTCCACCCATCGACTAG